TCGGACAGGATCGCCGATCGCGCGACCTCGTTGAACGCGATGTTCTGCGCGGACAGCTTCGGCGTCGACGCGATGTCGATGCAGTGCGCGACGCGCTCCGGATACATCAGGCTCCATGCGAGCGCCTGCATCCCGCCGAGGCTGCCGCCCATCACGGCGGCGAAGCGCTCGATGCCGAACGCGTCGGCGACGCGCGCCTGCGCGTGCACCCAGTCTTCGACGGTGACCACCGGGAAGCGCGCGCCGTACGGCTTGCCGGTCGACGGATCGATGCTCATCGGGCCGGTCGAGCCGAAGCACGAGCCGAGGTTGTTCACGCCGATCACGAAGAAGCGGTTGGTGTCGAGCGGCTTGCCCGGGCCGACCATGTTGTCCCACCAGCCGGTGCTGCGCGGATCGTCCGCGTAGACGCCGGCGACGTGGTGCGACGCGTTGAGCGCGTGGCAGACGAGCACCGCGTTCGAGCGCGCGGCGTTGAGCTCGCCGTACGTCTCGACGACGAGCTGATAGTTGCCGATCACGCTGCCGCTTTGCAAGCGCAGCGGTTCGGCGAAGTGCATGGTCTGTGGAGCGACGATGCCGATCGATTCCATTCGTTCCGCCTTATGCCTTATGACTGGGCGGCTAAATGGTGTCGGCGATGCGCGGAGTCGGAGATGCGCGGCTGACGACCTCTTTAGCCGCATTTATAGTGAACCGCCGGGGAACGACGCATCGACGCATCAAGGCCCGGCCGGTTCGCGCGCCCGCAATCGAGTCAGCAAATCGGCGCGCTTCCGACCTGCCGCCAAGGGGGCGGCAAGTCGGCAAAGTATAGCGGAAATTGTGGGACGCGGATTCGGGAGGTGTGCGGGCTGGCCGGCGGCCCGGCCCTGCGGATCCGCCGGGCCGGCCGGATCCGCCTGCGCGGGGAGCAGGCGGCGCCGGCCGCACCCCGTCACCAGCGGTACTTCGCCGCCAGTTCGCCCTTGACCATCGCATAGTCCGACAGGTTCGCCTCCACGCCGAGGCCCGCCGATATCGCGAAGCGCTTCGACACCTGGCCCGTCGCGCCGACCCGGAGCGCCGCGCGGTCGCGCGGCACGCTGAACGAGGATGCATTGCGATCGAGCATCGCGACCTTGCCGCCGAGTCGGGCGACCAGGCCGATCGCGCCCTTTCCGGTGGTCGTCACGTGCGTATCGGTGGCGTCGATGACGGGCGTGTCGGTGTACTCCTTCGACGCGTAAAGCCCGTGCGAACTGATGCCGTGCGTGACGATGCGCGTGCGTTCGAACTCGACGCTACCCTCGCGGGTATCCACGCCGAGCGCCGCGTATCCGCTCGTTTCGAGATGCGAGTCGCTGAAGATGACGGTGGATGCGCCCGGCATGTACAGCACCGACGCATAGTCGCCATCGGTGCGGATATCGGTGCGCTTCAGCGTGGCCCGGATGCCGCCGTAGCTGAGGGACAGGC
This window of the Burkholderia cepacia GG4 genome carries:
- the metX gene encoding homoserine O-succinyltransferase MetX, with the translated sequence MESIGIVAPQTMHFAEPLRLQSGSVIGNYQLVVETYGELNAARSNAVLVCHALNASHHVAGVYADDPRSTGWWDNMVGPGKPLDTNRFFVIGVNNLGSCFGSTGPMSIDPSTGKPYGARFPVVTVEDWVHAQARVADAFGIERFAAVMGGSLGGMQALAWSLMYPERVAHCIDIASTPKLSAQNIAFNEVARSAILSDPDFHGGDYYAHGVKPKRGLRVARMIGHITYLSDDDMAEKFGRALRRADGALDAYNFSFDVEFEVESYLRYQGDKFADYFDANTYLLITRALDYFDPAKAFDGNLTAALAHTQAKYLIASFSTDWRFAPARSREIVKALLDNKRTVSYAEIDAPHGHDAFLLDDARYHNLLRAYYERIANEVGV